Sequence from the Nasonia vitripennis strain AsymCx chromosome 5, Nvit_psr_1.1, whole genome shotgun sequence genome:
GCGCATATGCCATTCCTTGAGGAATATGCATTATAGCAACAGTAAGGCCAGAAATAACATCGTGTATGAAGTCGGTTTGccatttatattttctaagCCAGTACGAGGCTGGTATCACGTTTTGTACACATCCTTTACAACTCGAGGATcctattgattttttaatattttgtatcaCTGTGAAAACAACAAATCAGTTACTgagaaaaatagtacatttcTATTAACAGTGGAAAATTTCATACTCTGAATATACATACCAGATTTTTTTGGTTTCTCATACTGATATAATTGATGTAAATCCTGTTGTTCGAGCACAGGCCTCTCCACATCCAGCTTCAAAATAGCTTGGGACTCCTTTGCTATGTTATTTACAGcaatattcaaataataatcGTTAATATCAACAACCTCCAACACAAGAGaagcaaaaataatgacataaaaaaaaattggaaactCCTACAAGATTCCcgcattttttcaaatttaaatccTCATGTTCCTGGAAGTGTTTACTTACATGTCATTGAAACCGCGAATGTAATTAAACGAGTTTATAAAAGTCACGAAGTATTGCACATAAAGCCTACGAACTTGGCAATTGCTCGCATGTGGCGCTTCGTCTTCGAAACTACTTATACCAATTTTAAACTGTCAGTATTGCTTCGAGCaagggagaaaaaaactttatcGATAGCGTATCTATTAGAAACACTGCTTCCGCGTTGTGTTCGCAATAAAACATATTATAATATAGATAGTCGGCACATCAGCTCGAAGAGCGCTCTCTTCAGTCTCTCACCTTGAAATCGACGCAAGTCTTGCGTAGTGTCGTTGTCGGATGCCATGGTTTCGTAagctgctgctgtcgctgtTTTCCCCGCGAAACCGCAAGacgatgaatttttcaaattcaccAGAGCAGAGACATGTCGCACTTATAAGCTGGCTTTTGCGCTAATTGCATCACGGGGATCCTATCCTCGTGACCATCGCGCTCGCACGACTCGCGGCAGCGATGCTGCGCGACGATGACCATTTAAAAACGCGCATTCGCGAGGAGAGGGGGCATCCCTTCCCCCTAACCGAGCACGACGAACAGATGGTGTCCCTCAAGTCTTTTCCGTCTGCGTCTGCGGTTTACGAGTTCGCGCTTATAAGTACTTAGCTATATCTATATGTTATTCTATATTTTATTAGTTCTCTTTCAAATCGATATTGCAGATGGCGTGCAGCACGTGTATGTTTGaataaaagaaattcaaaACTCGAAATCTTTATCAATGTTcttctttattgtttaaaatgtTGTACATATATCTCGTGATCATGATTCATTTTTGAATATGATCCATTCATTCTCATATACACTATATGTTAATTATGAAGtgttacaaaattattttcaagtaTTTGTAGGTAAATGAATCTGACATTATCTAGGTTTCCTTAGTTACCTAATTTATACATGTTGctagttataaaaaaaaactaatgaataattaaatattcaattttattaaattcatttGTATTATTGCAGCAGCAATTACTTTTAGAAATTTGTACACGGTGAAATCACGGCACCAGTATTACTAAATGCTCCAAGAATTGTTTTCCTCTCAAAACACGATCTTTCTTAAATGTATAGATAATTATCATTAGAATAATTACTTCTTGGCGAACGATATTTTCATTGCGTGAGACGGCGTGATCTTGAAACCTTGAAGCGCGTCTTTAGCAGCTCCGGATTGAACTTCATTTTCAAACTCTACGAAGGCAATGTCGTGTCGATTTGGAACCAATCTTACTTCTTTGAAGCCTGGGAATTGATTGAACAGCATGGACAACATCATTTCGCTGGTTTCGTCTGGTAAGTTTGTAAGGAAAAGAATTTGATTTGGAGGTTGCTCTGGAACAGCTGCATTAGCCATGCCAGCGTGTTGAGCAGCTCCAGGCGTGTAACCCATTTGTTGTTGCTTAGCTTGTTCCTTTGCCCTCTTTTTGGCTTTCTTTGCTTCTTCGTCGGCTGCTGGTATAACTCTCTTTGGTT
This genomic interval carries:
- the LOC100122364 gene encoding U1 small nuclear ribonucleoprotein A isoform X2, encoding MYIMDIRPNNTIYINNLNEKIKKDELKKSLYAIFSQFGQILDIVALKTLKMRGQAFVIFKEIASATNALRSMQGFPFYDKPMRINYSKTDSDIIAKMKGTFTERPKKPKRVIPAADEEAKKAKKRAKEQAKQQQMGYTPGAAQHAGMANAAVPEQPPNQILFLTNLPDETSEMMLSMLFNQFPGFKEVRLVPNRHDIAFVEFENEVQSGAAKDALQGFKITPSHAMKISFAKK
- the LOC100122364 gene encoding U1 small nuclear ribonucleoprotein A isoform X1, coding for MDIRPNNTIYINNLNEKIKKDELKKSLYAIFSQFGQILDIVALKTLKMRGQAFVIFKEIASATNALRSMQGFPFYDKPMRINYSKTDSDIIAKMKGTFTERPKKPKRVIPAADEEAKKAKKRAKEQAKQQQMGYTPGAAQHAGMANAAVPEQPPNQILFLTNLPDETSEMMLSMLFNQFPGFKEVRLVPNRHDIAFVEFENEVQSGAAKDALQGFKITPSHAMKISFAKK